The genomic window AAGCAGATGTTCAAAAAGTCGAATTAACAAACTTTTCACCGTTCGCTTCTGGCTCCTGCCCATATCTTCCAACTCTTCAATTAAGTTATCTAAATCCACAGATGAAAATTGATTAGTGCGAAGTTGGTTGATGGTTGTCCTGAGCCAAAGGTAATAATCTTGGTCGTATAAAGTCTGAGTTATTGGTTGTATTTGGATCACCATACACTTATTAAACTCCGATTATTTGTATTATACACTGTGTATTTTATACACCAATTTTTCTTCAGGTTGTGAATACTCAGAATTGCCTCCAATCTCTCACCAAAATAAAAATACTCCCTGTGACACCATCATAATAAAGAAAGTTGAGTTGTTGGTTGAGTGATTATATAAGCGACTGGTCTGTGGGGAAATCTTCAGTTGGTGTTTCAGGTTGGGGTCATGGCTTTGAGCTGCTAATGCTCCATACTCAGTATCCATCATGCCAAGGTTATGAATTTCAGTTAGGGTGCAATACCATAAATATTCCTTAAGTCTGAACTAAAGCTTACTGAAAGAATGAGGTTTTAATTTACCAAGTCACTGAGAATATACGAGATACCATTCATCAACCTCCAAATTCTCAGCCTTAGAAATCGATTATTAGTGAAGGTAAAAGATAGCTAAAACTAAAGCAACAGACATTCTTTCATTAATTGAAGCAGATAAACAAGCCATAACTTGCACGTAATTAGGGCATTAGGGACTGACAAAAAATAAATTATCCAAAATTATTTGTACATTTGTAGGGGCGCAAGACCTTGCGCCCCTACGTTCGCGGAGCGTCCCGCAGGGATGGGATATTTTTTTAACTGGAAGTCCCTTAAAATTACCAAGCTATTCATCATGAGGTATAAAAATGACTGCTACAAATGATCAGCGTAAAATTCGTTATGCCGTTGTTGGTTTAGGTTGGTTTGCTCAAGAAGCCGCCTTGCCTTCCTTTGTCCACGCCGAAAACTCAGAATTAGTGGCACTGGTTTCAGATGACCCCACTAAAAGCGAAGAACTGAGCAAAAAGTATGGTATTAAGCATACTTACTCCTACGAGCAGTATGAGGACTGTTTGACAAGCGGTGAGGTTGATGCCGTTTATATTGCGCTGCCCAATCACTTGCATTGCGAGTACACTGTACGGGCTGCTAATCAGGCAATTCATGTATTATGTGAAAAACCAATGGCAACGACTGAACAAGAGTGTGAGGCAATGATTAAAGCTGCCAATGACAACAATGTGAAGCTGATGATTGCCTACCGCTTACATTTAGAAGAAGCCAATTTACAAGCAGTCGAAATTGTCCGCTCAAAGCAAATTGGTGAACCACGGATTTTCAACTCGGTTTTTACTCAGCAAGTAGAAGAAGGCAATATTCGTTTACGAGATGCTACAGGTGGTGGCACGCTCTATGATATTGGTATCTACTGCATTAATGCTGCACGTTATATATTGCAAGATGAACCAATTGAGGTATTTGCTGTAGCTGCCAATAATGGAGAAGAACGCTTCAGCGAAGTAGAAGAAATGACTAGCGTCATCTTGCGTTTTCCCAACGAGCGATTGGCAACATTTACCTGTAGCTTTGGAGGGGCAAGTGTTTCGAGCTATCAGATTGTAGGTACTCAAGGCGATTTGCGAGTAGAATCTGCCTATGCTT from Nostoc sp. UHCC 0926 includes these protein-coding regions:
- a CDS encoding Gfo/Idh/MocA family protein, translating into MTATNDQRKIRYAVVGLGWFAQEAALPSFVHAENSELVALVSDDPTKSEELSKKYGIKHTYSYEQYEDCLTSGEVDAVYIALPNHLHCEYTVRAANQAIHVLCEKPMATTEQECEAMIKAANDNNVKLMIAYRLHLEEANLQAVEIVRSKQIGEPRIFNSVFTQQVEEGNIRLRDATGGGTLYDIGIYCINAARYILQDEPIEVFAVAANNGEERFSEVEEMTSVILRFPNERLATFTCSFGGASVSSYQIVGTQGDLRVESAYAWQGELKHYLTINGETQERTFEDHDQLAAEFIYFSDCILQDKNPEPSGTEGLIDVSIIQALYKSIETRQPVQIETRERHQRPTSAQTIQRPPAEETPDLIHAAAPSKES